A window from uncultured Desulfobacter sp. encodes these proteins:
- the modB gene encoding molybdate ABC transporter permease subunit — protein sequence MLTLSHQDVSAIALSLKVACSATLISTPFGVACGYFLAFGKTRGKALVEGIISLPLVLPPVVVGYLLLLSFGSNGFIGKFLNLLGIQVVFSLTGAVLASAVVGFPLMVRSIRIGMEAVDQSYISVSRTLGAGWWDSFFTIVLPLSGRAIFAGMSLMFARNLGEFGATVILAGNIPGVTQTIPLAIYEYTSVPGGDRMALTLCLVSICLSFVILLISEGINRRFKRV from the coding sequence ATGTTGACACTGTCACACCAGGATGTTTCCGCCATTGCGCTTTCCTTGAAAGTTGCCTGTTCGGCCACCTTGATTTCCACGCCCTTTGGTGTTGCTTGCGGTTATTTTCTTGCCTTTGGGAAAACCCGGGGAAAGGCTCTGGTGGAAGGAATTATCAGTCTGCCATTGGTGCTGCCACCGGTTGTGGTAGGTTATTTGTTGCTGCTCTCCTTTGGGTCCAACGGATTTATCGGTAAGTTTTTGAATCTTTTGGGTATCCAGGTGGTTTTTTCGCTCACCGGTGCGGTGCTTGCTTCGGCCGTTGTCGGGTTCCCTCTGATGGTGCGTTCCATCCGCATTGGGATGGAGGCGGTGGATCAATCCTATATTTCAGTGTCCCGGACCCTTGGCGCCGGATGGTGGGATAGTTTTTTTACCATTGTCCTGCCATTGAGCGGACGTGCGATTTTTGCCGGAATGTCCTTGATGTTTGCCAGAAATTTAGGAGAGTTCGGGGCCACCGTTATCCTTGCCGGTAATATCCCGGGGGTGACACAGACCATTCCCCTGGCAATTTATGAATATACCTCTGTGCCGGGGGGTGATCGGATGGCGCTGACCCTTTGTTTGGTCTCTATTTGTCTTTCTTTTGTCATTCTTCTCATCAGTGAAGGCATAAACCGCAGGTTCAAAAGGGTGTAG
- a CDS encoding Lrp/AsnC ligand binding domain-containing protein, translating to MMQFIKKLFGMDKGASTSDHVSSFNEEHAKEEDVQFIDHGVQTIPVEKITGSVGKYNDFDSKFRPKQHVSSKRFSDIKKIMRQGGNLPMVNLYQIRNDYYVLDGNHRVAAAKALGQTEIRAKVVELLSGVKTFENMIYIERKEFHERTGLKEYIELTEVGKYNLLEKQIKEHQSFLTDRSGDNCDLPKAARDWFNTIYKPLLGIIESADLLQYFPERTIGDLYTYITYHHWTQSPERRYGIGISRVIPKTMEAFRTSMLERECPGYPEMKRTITAFVFINVGMEPEDEILTTLYALDEIQEVHAVHGNIDILVKMVLKRDFLASDAETIAEFVDQNIRRIKGITRTQTIIPGVSKVKDYLRI from the coding sequence ATGATGCAATTTATCAAAAAATTATTCGGCATGGATAAGGGCGCCAGTACCTCTGATCATGTATCCTCTTTTAATGAAGAGCATGCCAAAGAAGAAGACGTTCAGTTCATTGATCATGGTGTTCAGACCATACCCGTTGAAAAAATCACCGGCAGCGTGGGCAAATATAACGATTTTGATTCCAAATTCAGGCCCAAACAGCATGTCTCCTCCAAACGATTTTCCGATATAAAAAAAATCATGCGCCAGGGGGGTAATCTGCCCATGGTTAATTTATATCAAATCCGAAATGACTATTATGTTCTGGACGGAAACCACCGTGTCGCTGCAGCAAAGGCTCTTGGCCAAACGGAGATCCGCGCCAAAGTGGTGGAACTTTTATCCGGCGTTAAAACCTTTGAGAATATGATCTATATTGAAAGAAAGGAATTCCACGAACGAACCGGATTAAAAGAATATATCGAACTGACGGAAGTCGGCAAATACAATCTCCTGGAAAAACAGATCAAAGAGCACCAAAGCTTTCTTACGGATCGGTCCGGTGACAACTGCGACCTGCCCAAGGCAGCCCGGGACTGGTTCAATACCATTTACAAACCATTACTTGGGATCATTGAAAGCGCAGACCTATTACAGTATTTTCCGGAAAGGACCATTGGCGACCTTTATACCTATATCACGTATCACCACTGGACCCAGAGCCCGGAGCGACGTTACGGCATCGGCATCAGCCGAGTCATTCCCAAAACCATGGAAGCCTTTAGGACGTCCATGCTTGAGAGGGAGTGCCCAGGGTATCCGGAAATGAAGCGGACGATCACCGCCTTTGTCTTCATCAATGTGGGCATGGAACCCGAGGATGAAATTCTAACCACCCTGTACGCCCTGGATGAAATCCAGGAAGTACACGCAGTCCACGGAAACATTGATATTCTGGTAAAAATGGTTTTGAAAAGGGATTTTCTTGCTTCGGATGCGGAGACCATCGCAGAATTCGTGGATCAGAATATTCGCAGAATTAAAGGCATCACCCGGACCCAAACCATTATTCCGGGAGTATCAAAGGTGAAGGATTATCTTAGGATATAA
- the modC gene encoding molybdenum ABC transporter ATP-binding protein, whose translation MQLDVQLKKSFKDFTLDVAFSLSSPRTGIFGPSGSGKSTIMNLLSGLELPDSGFIQLGDTVLFDAREKINLKPDQRNVGVVFQHAHLFPHMSVKRNIFYGYKRVKAKHRQIDPDGLFNVLGVSQLLSRNVSTLSGGERQRIALARTVLSNPRLILMDEPLSALDEGHKFQIIPYLKKVFNKYGIPMIFISHSVLEMRMMTDEVLVIEKGRIQQHSPAEELVKKSWGSGLESYVNLIHLGESSPCKDLFCYNWGDNLLILTEPAEGGDNLFELDSRDILLFKRHPEATSARNLLQCTVADVYSCGNRARVELACGGERLIAQIVPESVSELGIEPGAVVVAAIKASAFKKIF comes from the coding sequence GTGCAGTTAGATGTTCAGTTGAAAAAAAGTTTCAAGGATTTCACCCTTGACGTGGCCTTCAGCCTCTCCTCACCAAGGACGGGGATTTTTGGTCCGTCAGGAAGCGGTAAATCAACAATCATGAACCTTCTGTCCGGCCTGGAGTTGCCGGACAGCGGGTTTATTCAATTGGGGGATACCGTTCTTTTTGACGCAAGGGAAAAAATTAATTTAAAGCCGGATCAACGCAATGTTGGTGTTGTGTTTCAGCATGCCCATTTATTCCCCCATATGAGTGTGAAAAGAAATATTTTTTATGGATATAAGCGGGTAAAGGCGAAGCATAGACAGATTGATCCAGATGGTCTTTTTAACGTTCTGGGGGTCAGTCAGCTTTTGTCCCGGAATGTTTCCACCTTGTCCGGCGGGGAGCGTCAGCGCATTGCTCTGGCGAGGACGGTCTTGTCCAACCCCCGGCTTATTCTTATGGATGAACCCCTGTCTGCTTTGGATGAGGGGCATAAATTTCAGATTATTCCATATTTGAAGAAGGTCTTTAATAAGTACGGCATCCCCATGATTTTTATCAGCCATTCGGTGCTGGAAATGCGGATGATGACCGATGAAGTTTTGGTGATCGAAAAAGGGCGTATCCAACAGCACAGTCCGGCCGAGGAACTGGTGAAAAAATCCTGGGGCAGCGGCCTTGAAAGCTATGTCAACTTAATACATCTGGGGGAATCATCGCCCTGTAAGGATCTGTTTTGTTACAATTGGGGAGATAATCTTTTAATTCTCACTGAGCCGGCAGAAGGCGGGGATAATCTTTTTGAGCTTGACTCCCGGGATATTTTGCTTTTCAAGCGGCATCCAGAGGCCACAAGCGCCAGAAACCTTTTGCAATGCACGGTTGCTGATGTCTACAGTTGCGGCAATCGTGCGCGTGTGGAGCTGGCCTGCGGTGGCGAACGCCTGATTGCCCAGATTGTTCCCGAATCGGTGAGTGAACTGGGTATTGAGCCAGGTGCTGTGGTGGTAGCGGCAATAAAAGCTTCGGCGTTTAAGAAAATATTCTGA
- the modA gene encoding molybdate ABC transporter substrate-binding protein gives MSKKYGINIFVVFIVMLFCAQAQAGQVRVSVAKSMSNLCNNLIVQFQEQHPDVKIVPNFASSGALAKQIEQGAPADIYISANPKWMTHLIETGKIDTDTEKIFAHNALVFVGKPATEALSMGDLTKLTRVALGSPSSVPAGQYAKQAMDKVGIYDAMLQKGQLIMAKDVRQALIYADRGETDGAFVYKTDAMLAVSAKVLFEVPLELYNRVTYPVAMTKEGAGNADAKLFYDYIISDAAHPEMVRLGFTLPE, from the coding sequence ATGAGTAAGAAGTATGGAATAAACATTTTTGTTGTTTTTATAGTGATGCTGTTCTGTGCCCAGGCCCAGGCCGGGCAGGTTCGTGTGTCGGTGGCAAAGAGTATGAGCAATTTGTGTAATAATTTGATCGTACAGTTTCAGGAACAGCATCCTGATGTAAAAATTGTGCCCAATTTTGCCTCATCCGGTGCTTTGGCAAAGCAGATCGAACAGGGCGCGCCTGCAGATATTTATATTTCTGCCAATCCAAAATGGATGACGCATTTGATTGAAACTGGTAAGATCGACACCGATACCGAAAAAATATTTGCCCACAACGCTTTGGTTTTTGTGGGTAAACCAGCTACAGAAGCGCTGTCCATGGGGGATTTGACCAAACTGACGCGTGTGGCTCTGGGAAGCCCCAGCAGTGTGCCGGCCGGTCAGTATGCCAAACAGGCCATGGACAAGGTTGGTATATATGATGCGATGCTTCAAAAGGGCCAGTTGATCATGGCAAAGGATGTCCGCCAGGCGCTGATCTATGCCGATCGGGGGGAAACGGACGGAGCGTTTGTTTATAAAACTGATGCCATGCTTGCTGTCAGTGCCAAGGTCTTGTTTGAAGTTCCCCTTGAGCTTTACAACCGGGTGACCTATCCGGTGGCAATGACAAAAGAGGGTGCCGGTAATGCCGATGCCAAGCTTTTCTATGATTATATTATTTCTGATGCAGCCCATCCGGAGATGGTCCGCCTTGGTTTTACACTGCCCGAATAA
- the nifD gene encoding nitrogenase molybdenum-iron protein alpha chain: MTGERNTTVNPEDVKKEILAKYPPKVARKRGKQITPVSSEEEKSSLSVGANVRTVPGIITQRGCCYAGCKGVIMGPTRDIINLTHGPIGCGFYSWLTRRNQTRPPSDDADNFMTYCFSTDMQDEDIVFGGEKKLKAAIQEAYDIFKPKAISIFSTCPVGLIGDDIHAVAREMKAELGINIFGFSCEGYKGVSQSAGHHIANNAIFTHVVGLDDTISDAKFKINLLGEYNIGGDAFIIDDLLEKCGISVVSTFSGNSTVDQFANCHTADLNAVMCHRSINYVADMLEIKYGIPWIKISFLGPRSTASSLRKIAAYFEDQELIDTVEKVIAEEMIPVEAKIAEIKPRCEGKTAMMFVGGSRAHHYQELFRDLGMEVLSAGYEFAHRDDYEGRHVIPDIKIDADSRNIEELEIEADETRYSPRKTEEQMKALEAKGFPFKEYEGMVPDMVEGSLIIDDISQHETETLIEMYRPDIFCAGIKEKYAVQKNGIPMKQLHSYDSGGPYAVFKGAMNFYEEIDRMLNANIWDYLKAPWQKEAEASAE, encoded by the coding sequence ATGACAGGCGAACGAAACACTACCGTTAACCCGGAAGATGTAAAAAAAGAAATACTGGCCAAGTATCCGCCCAAGGTGGCCCGGAAACGCGGCAAGCAGATCACACCGGTTTCCAGCGAAGAAGAAAAAAGCAGCCTCTCGGTAGGCGCCAACGTCCGGACCGTTCCGGGCATCATCACCCAGAGAGGATGCTGCTACGCAGGTTGCAAGGGCGTTATCATGGGCCCGACCCGGGACATCATCAACCTGACCCACGGCCCCATCGGCTGCGGATTTTACTCCTGGCTGACCCGTCGTAACCAGACCCGGCCGCCATCAGACGACGCAGATAATTTCATGACCTACTGCTTTTCCACGGACATGCAGGACGAGGACATTGTTTTCGGCGGAGAAAAGAAACTCAAGGCCGCCATCCAGGAAGCCTATGACATCTTCAAACCCAAGGCCATCTCCATCTTCTCCACCTGTCCGGTGGGTCTGATCGGTGACGACATTCACGCCGTGGCCAGGGAGATGAAAGCAGAACTTGGCATCAATATATTCGGTTTCTCCTGTGAAGGATATAAGGGTGTAAGCCAGTCCGCCGGCCATCATATTGCCAACAACGCCATCTTTACCCATGTTGTGGGCCTGGATGACACCATCTCCGACGCCAAATTCAAGATCAACCTCTTGGGTGAGTACAACATCGGCGGCGACGCATTCATCATTGACGACCTGCTGGAAAAATGCGGTATCAGCGTGGTGTCCACCTTCTCCGGCAACTCCACCGTTGACCAGTTTGCCAATTGCCACACCGCGGACCTCAATGCCGTTATGTGCCACAGATCCATCAACTACGTAGCAGACATGCTTGAGATTAAATACGGCATCCCCTGGATAAAGATCAGCTTCCTTGGACCCCGGTCCACTGCCAGCAGTCTGCGTAAGATCGCCGCTTATTTTGAAGACCAGGAACTCATCGACACCGTAGAAAAGGTCATTGCCGAAGAGATGATCCCTGTTGAAGCCAAGATCGCAGAGATTAAACCCCGTTGTGAAGGCAAAACCGCCATGATGTTCGTTGGTGGTTCCCGCGCCCATCACTACCAGGAACTGTTCAGGGATCTGGGCATGGAAGTCCTCTCCGCCGGATACGAGTTTGCCCACAGGGATGACTATGAAGGACGCCACGTGATTCCGGACATCAAGATTGACGCCGACTCCAGAAATATTGAAGAGCTGGAAATCGAAGCCGACGAGACCCGGTACAGCCCCAGAAAGACCGAAGAGCAGATGAAAGCCCTGGAAGCCAAGGGATTCCCGTTCAAAGAGTATGAGGGTATGGTGCCTGACATGGTCGAAGGCTCCCTGATTATTGATGACATCAGCCAGCACGAAACCGAAACCCTGATTGAAATGTACAGACCTGACATCTTCTGTGCCGGTATCAAGGAAAAGTACGCAGTCCAGAAAAACGGTATCCCCATGAAGCAGCTCCACTCCTATGATTCAGGTGGACCCTATGCGGTATTCAAAGGTGCAATGAACTTTTATGAAGAAATTGACCGCATGCTCAACGCCAACATCTGGGATTACTTGAAAGCCCCCTGGCAGAAAGAGGCTGAAGCCTCTGCCGAATAA
- the nifH gene encoding nitrogenase iron protein — translation MRKVAIYGKGGIGKSTTTQNTVAGLVEAGKKIMIVGCDPKSDSTRLMLNGLAQKTVLDTLREEGEDVELEDVRKEGYGGVLCTESGGPEPGVGCAGRGIITSINLLEQLGAYDEEQNLDYVFYDVLGDVVCGGFAMPIREGKAQEIYIVVSGEMMAMYAANNICKGIVKFAQSGGVRLGGLICNSRMVDNEEEMILQLAKKLGTQMLHFVPRHNMVQQAEINRKTVIDFAPEHPQADEYRALSKKMDENTMFVIPTPLEIEELESLLIEYGIAS, via the coding sequence ATGAGAAAAGTAGCTATCTACGGAAAAGGCGGCATCGGCAAATCCACTACAACCCAGAACACAGTTGCAGGGCTGGTGGAAGCAGGCAAAAAAATCATGATCGTGGGCTGCGATCCCAAATCCGACTCCACACGTCTTATGCTCAACGGCCTGGCCCAGAAGACCGTTCTGGATACCCTGAGAGAAGAGGGCGAAGATGTCGAACTTGAAGACGTAAGAAAAGAAGGATACGGCGGCGTTCTTTGTACAGAGTCCGGCGGACCCGAACCCGGTGTTGGTTGTGCCGGCCGCGGTATCATCACCTCCATCAACCTGCTCGAACAGCTGGGTGCCTATGACGAAGAACAGAACCTGGACTATGTATTTTATGATGTTCTCGGCGACGTTGTTTGCGGTGGTTTTGCAATGCCGATTCGTGAAGGTAAAGCCCAGGAGATCTACATCGTTGTGTCCGGCGAGATGATGGCCATGTACGCAGCCAACAACATCTGTAAAGGTATCGTAAAATTTGCCCAGTCCGGCGGCGTCCGCCTCGGCGGCCTGATCTGCAACTCCCGTATGGTTGACAACGAGGAAGAGATGATTCTGCAGTTGGCCAAAAAACTGGGCACCCAGATGCTCCACTTTGTTCCCCGGCATAACATGGTTCAGCAGGCAGAGATCAACAGAAAAACCGTAATTGATTTTGCTCCCGAACATCCCCAGGCCGACGAATACCGGGCACTGTCCAAAAAAATGGATGAAAACACAATGTTTGTTATTCCCACACCGCTGGAAATTGAAGAGCTCGAAAGCCTGCTGATTGAATACGGCATCGCTTCATAA
- the nifE gene encoding nitrogenase iron-molybdenum cofactor biosynthesis protein NifE, with protein MTSISVLKQREKQIYQKGSQPFEMECETKSLAGAVSQRACVFCGSRVVLYPIADALHLIHGPIGCASYTWDIRGAQSSGPELHRMSFSTDLSETDIIYGGEKKLKKALLELIEKYSPKAAFIYCTCIVGIIGDDVDAVCRQVEEETLIPVIAVHSEGFKGTKKDGYKAACDALFSLIERNKAPQATIPDSINIMGEFNIGGETWIIKKYYEAMGVKVVSVITGDGRVEEVQQARNAALNVVQCSGSVTHLAKQMEKEYGIPFIRVSYFGIEDTSEALYQVAVHFKKNAEILKKTQELIKKEVQAIVPRLEGMRKDLEGKKAAIYVGGAFKAFSLIKALKTLGMEVILAGSQTGTKEDYEVLRQMCNEGTVILDDSNPLELAKYAVEKDADLFIGGVKERPIAYKMGIGFCDHNHERKIPLVGFEGMVNFAEEVHGTVTSPVWDLVPRRQTPTGKEGAI; from the coding sequence ATGACCTCCATATCGGTACTCAAACAGAGAGAAAAACAGATCTACCAGAAGGGCAGCCAGCCCTTTGAGATGGAATGTGAAACCAAGAGTCTGGCCGGCGCAGTCAGCCAGAGGGCCTGCGTGTTCTGCGGCTCCAGGGTGGTGCTTTACCCCATTGCCGACGCCCTGCATCTCATTCACGGACCCATCGGGTGTGCCTCCTATACCTGGGACATCAGAGGGGCCCAATCGTCGGGCCCGGAGCTCCACCGGATGAGTTTTTCCACCGATCTGTCAGAGACCGATATCATTTATGGCGGAGAAAAAAAGCTGAAAAAAGCGTTGCTTGAGCTCATTGAAAAGTACTCGCCCAAAGCTGCCTTTATTTACTGTACCTGCATTGTGGGCATTATCGGTGATGACGTGGACGCGGTCTGCCGCCAGGTCGAAGAAGAGACCCTCATTCCTGTCATCGCTGTCCACTCTGAAGGGTTTAAAGGGACTAAAAAAGACGGATACAAGGCGGCATGCGACGCCTTGTTCAGTCTCATCGAACGAAACAAAGCCCCCCAGGCCACCATCCCCGATTCCATCAATATTATGGGAGAGTTCAATATCGGCGGAGAGACGTGGATCATTAAAAAATATTATGAAGCCATGGGGGTCAAGGTGGTCTCGGTGATCACCGGTGACGGCCGGGTGGAAGAGGTCCAGCAGGCAAGAAATGCCGCCCTGAACGTGGTTCAGTGTTCAGGGTCCGTGACCCACCTGGCCAAGCAGATGGAAAAAGAGTACGGCATCCCTTTTATACGGGTCTCCTACTTTGGCATCGAAGACACCTCCGAGGCCCTGTACCAGGTGGCCGTTCACTTTAAGAAAAACGCTGAGATTTTGAAAAAGACCCAGGAGCTGATCAAAAAAGAGGTCCAGGCCATTGTTCCCCGCCTGGAGGGCATGAGAAAAGATCTTGAAGGTAAAAAGGCCGCCATCTACGTGGGCGGCGCGTTCAAGGCCTTCTCCTTGATCAAGGCATTGAAAACCCTGGGCATGGAAGTGATCCTGGCCGGTTCCCAGACCGGCACCAAGGAAGATTATGAGGTGCTTCGGCAGATGTGCAACGAGGGCACCGTGATTTTAGACGACTCAAACCCCCTGGAGCTTGCCAAGTATGCCGTGGAAAAGGATGCGGACCTGTTCATCGGCGGGGTCAAGGAACGCCCCATTGCCTATAAGATGGGCATCGGGTTCTGCGACCATAACCATGAACGCAAAATCCCCCTGGTCGGCTTTGAAGGCATGGTCAATTTTGCAGAAGAAGTGCACGGAACCGTTACAAGCCCGGTATGGGATCTTGTACCCAGGCGGCAGACCCCAACCGGAAAGGAAGGTGCAATATGA
- a CDS encoding Nif11-like leader peptide family natural product precursor: protein MSQENVLAFLDKGADDRKFRVKYDNCFSEEKFCEMAKEDGFEFSVEELLAVLKMNGDSFDSYGNPPKKGIWV from the coding sequence ATGTCACAAGAAAACGTTCTGGCTTTTTTAGACAAAGGTGCCGATGACCGCAAATTCCGCGTAAAGTACGACAACTGTTTTTCAGAAGAAAAATTTTGCGAGATGGCAAAAGAAGATGGTTTTGAGTTTAGCGTGGAAGAGCTGCTGGCCGTATTAAAAATGAATGGAGATTCTTTCGATTCATATGGAAATCCGCCCAAAAAAGGCATTTGGGTATAA
- a CDS encoding GNAT family N-acetyltransferase: MDIIIKDALPVDVDQILPLLSQRSDFDVQDQTRGLRLMLDGCGKHRTVKVACADDAVVGICTAQARISMVHGNINAVVEDLLVDRGHKNKGVSALLLSAIEEWAENKGIKSISLLVDKNDQERIDFYNTQAWESTPLICLVKSLD; this comes from the coding sequence ATGGATATTATAATTAAAGATGCGCTCCCGGTTGATGTTGATCAGATATTGCCCCTGCTTTCCCAGCGGAGTGATTTTGATGTCCAGGATCAGACCCGGGGGTTGCGGTTGATGTTGGATGGATGCGGAAAGCACAGAACTGTTAAGGTGGCGTGTGCAGATGATGCTGTTGTCGGGATTTGTACGGCCCAGGCCCGGATTTCAATGGTGCATGGCAATATCAATGCCGTGGTGGAAGACCTGCTTGTGGACCGTGGGCATAAAAACAAAGGTGTCTCGGCGCTTCTGTTGTCTGCCATTGAAGAATGGGCTGAGAATAAAGGAATAAAATCAATTTCCCTGCTTGTGGATAAAAACGATCAGGAGCGTATTGATTTTTATAACACACAGGCCTGGGAATCTACGCCGTTGATCTGCCTGGTCAAATCTCTGGATTAA
- the nifK gene encoding nitrogenase molybdenum-iron protein subunit beta encodes MLLRHTPKEIVERKALAVNPAKTCQPIGAMYAGLGIHACLPHSHGSQGCCAYHRSTLTRHYREPIMAATSSFTEGASVFGGQANLLQALLTIFTTYNPDVVAVHTTCLSETIGDDVNQIVRKAKKDGTIPEGKYVVHTATPSYVGSHVTGFANMVKSIAIQMAEKTGTSNGKVNLIPGFVEPSDMAEIKRIAAMMGIGSILFPDTSGIVNGPLTGKFNMYPKGGTSIEDLKSTGDSIGSIGLGAWATTDAVKALESQFQVPGQVLDLPIGLLATDRFVDALRTVAGVSVPDSVTQERGQLLDVISDMQPHLYGKKVAIAGDPDQLIPLVEFLVTIGMKPVHIVTGTPGKAFTNRIKEITAKFGDDINVRNPADMFLMHQWIKNEPVDLLICNTYGKYIARDEDIPFVRHGFPILDRIGHSYFPSVGYAGGLRLLEKILGVLMDRKDRDASEEAFELVE; translated from the coding sequence ATGCTGCTTCGACATACCCCCAAAGAGATTGTAGAAAGAAAAGCCCTGGCAGTTAACCCGGCCAAGACCTGCCAGCCCATCGGCGCCATGTATGCAGGCCTCGGCATCCACGCCTGCCTGCCCCACAGCCACGGTTCCCAGGGCTGCTGCGCCTATCACAGATCCACCTTGACCCGTCATTACCGTGAGCCCATCATGGCGGCCACCTCCTCCTTTACAGAAGGTGCATCGGTATTCGGCGGCCAGGCCAACCTGCTTCAGGCCCTGTTGACCATCTTCACCACCTACAACCCCGACGTGGTTGCGGTGCATACCACCTGTCTGTCCGAGACCATCGGCGACGACGTGAACCAGATTGTCAGAAAGGCCAAAAAAGACGGCACCATCCCCGAAGGCAAGTATGTCGTTCATACGGCAACACCATCCTATGTGGGGTCCCATGTCACCGGCTTTGCCAATATGGTGAAGTCCATTGCCATACAGATGGCCGAAAAGACCGGCACATCCAACGGTAAGGTCAACCTGATTCCTGGGTTTGTAGAACCTTCGGATATGGCTGAGATCAAGAGAATTGCCGCAATGATGGGCATTGGATCCATCCTGTTTCCGGACACTTCCGGTATTGTGAACGGACCGCTCACCGGTAAATTCAATATGTACCCCAAAGGCGGAACCAGCATTGAAGACCTGAAAAGCACCGGCGACAGCATCGGTTCCATCGGCCTGGGTGCCTGGGCCACGACTGATGCCGTCAAAGCCCTTGAGTCCCAGTTTCAGGTCCCCGGCCAGGTACTGGATCTGCCCATCGGCCTGTTGGCCACAGACCGGTTCGTTGATGCCCTGCGCACCGTAGCCGGCGTTAGCGTTCCCGATTCTGTGACCCAGGAACGCGGACAGCTCCTGGACGTGATTTCAGACATGCAGCCCCACCTGTACGGCAAAAAGGTTGCCATTGCCGGTGACCCGGATCAGCTCATTCCCTTGGTTGAATTCCTTGTGACCATCGGCATGAAACCGGTTCACATTGTTACCGGCACCCCGGGCAAGGCCTTTACCAACCGGATCAAAGAGATCACCGCCAAGTTCGGTGATGATATCAATGTCCGGAACCCCGCCGACATGTTCCTGATGCACCAGTGGATCAAGAATGAACCGGTTGACCTGCTCATCTGCAACACCTACGGCAAGTACATTGCCCGGGACGAAGACATCCCCTTTGTACGTCACGGATTCCCCATCCTGGACCGCATCGGCCACTCCTACTTCCCGTCGGTGGGTTACGCAGGCGGCCTGCGTCTTCTGGAAAAAATCCTGGGCGTGCTCATGGACCGCAAGGACCGGGATGCCTCAGAAGAGGCCTTTGAACTGGTAGAATAG
- a CDS encoding metallophosphoesterase: MPHTISLGTRHRLRLLLISDVTEQSLIHEIKNKTLPPIDLTISCGDMAPEYLRFIRNRLDTPLYYVKGNHDIRYTPDSVRGCQNLHGRVVTVGDLKIMGLEGSMWYNGGPNQYTEAAMRKQIFRMGFTLWRKKPIHMVITHAPPLGIHDSEDLCHKGFDVFNRLISRLRPDYFIHGHIHQAYERFEDRMTLSGTTKIINTCGHTIIEI, translated from the coding sequence ATGCCCCACACAATTTCCCTGGGCACCAGGCACCGGTTAAGACTGCTGCTTATATCCGACGTTACAGAGCAGTCGCTGATCCATGAAATTAAAAACAAGACCCTGCCTCCCATTGACCTGACAATCTCCTGTGGTGATATGGCACCCGAATATTTAAGGTTTATCAGAAACCGTTTGGATACACCGCTTTATTACGTTAAGGGCAACCATGATATCCGGTACACCCCTGACTCGGTGCGCGGATGCCAAAACCTCCACGGTCGGGTAGTCACTGTTGGCGATCTGAAAATTATGGGGCTGGAGGGTTCCATGTGGTATAATGGCGGCCCAAACCAATATACGGAAGCGGCCATGAGAAAACAAATTTTCAGGATGGGATTTACCCTCTGGCGTAAAAAGCCCATCCATATGGTCATCACCCATGCACCTCCCTTGGGAATCCATGACAGCGAAGACCTATGCCATAAAGGCTTTGATGTGTTTAACCGTCTCATATCCCGGCTTCGCCCGGACTATTTCATACACGGGCATATCCACCAGGCCTACGAACGGTTCGAGGACCGGATGACCCTTTCGGGAACAACAAAAATTATCAACACATGCGGACATACGATCATTGAAATATAA